Proteins from a single region of Deinococcus aquaedulcis:
- a CDS encoding acylphosphatase → MRLTALISGTVQGVGYRRYVQRHARDLNLAGSAENLSDGRVEVVAEGPQAELDRLLHWLRRGPPHARVTDVQTQYSEATGLQDFHLY, encoded by the coding sequence ATGCGCCTGACTGCTCTCATTTCTGGCACTGTGCAGGGCGTCGGCTACCGGCGCTACGTGCAGCGCCACGCCCGCGACCTGAATCTGGCGGGCTCCGCCGAAAACCTCAGCGACGGCCGGGTAGAGGTGGTGGCCGAAGGCCCGCAGGCCGAGCTGGACCGCCTGCTGCACTGGCTGCGCCGGGGCCCGCCCCACGCCCGCGTGACCGATGTTCAAACGCAGTACAGCGAGGCCACCGGCCTGCAGGACTTTCACCTGTACTGA
- a CDS encoding AAA family ATPase, which produces MSHLYYLVGPPGAGKRTVGLALARRTGAALLDNHLFNDPIFRAYGADGVSPLPDELFDLAETVRQAGLAALRLAPRHLSHILTNHLSGSERGQEVVAELRTLAAERGAAFVPVWLACPQPELEARMGRPERTERLKLRDPGLLRALLERGGTLPPPPDALVLNTAELAPDEAAEQIAAFARVGA; this is translated from the coding sequence ATGAGTCACCTGTACTACCTCGTGGGGCCCCCGGGCGCCGGCAAGCGCACGGTGGGGCTGGCCCTGGCGCGGCGCACCGGGGCCGCGCTGCTGGACAACCACCTGTTCAACGATCCCATTTTCCGGGCCTACGGCGCCGACGGGGTGAGCCCCCTGCCCGACGAACTGTTTGACCTCGCCGAGACGGTGCGGCAGGCCGGACTGGCCGCGCTGCGGCTGGCGCCACGCCACCTCTCGCACATTCTGACCAACCACCTGAGTGGCAGCGAACGTGGGCAAGAGGTGGTGGCCGAATTGCGGACCCTGGCCGCCGAACGGGGCGCGGCCTTTGTGCCGGTGTGGCTGGCGTGCCCGCAACCCGAACTGGAAGCCCGCATGGGCCGCCCCGAGCGCACCGAGCGCCTGAAACTGCGCGACCCGGGCCTCTTGCGCGCGCTGCTGGAGCGGGGCGGCACCCTGCCGCCGCCCCCGGACGCCCTGGTGCTGAACACGGCCGAGCTGGCCCCGGATGAGGCCGCCGAGCAGATCGCTGCCTTTGCGCGTGTGGGGGCATGA